The genomic DNA GAACGGACACTCCCCCTAATACTAAGCAAACAAATAACTGTCCTCGAATATAACTTCCGAGTGACTTATCAATTTCTTTTGCAAGCATTTGCCCCGTACTACGCCATTTACTCGGGACTAGTTTCCAAAAGATATGATAAAACTCACCATAATCTTTTAATATGTAAAATACAATGAACGGTATTAAAAAAATAATGAGCAATGAATCGAGTACACCGCGAGCTGTACTCATCACTTTATTTAAAAGCGCTTGTATTTTTGCTTCTACACCACCAAAAATTTGTTTCACCTTTTCATGAATAAATGATGGAAAATTCGCCGTTTGTTCCGTAACGCCATCCATCCAAGAATCATACATTTTTGTAAACTGCGGAAATTGTTCATTGATTTCTTGTAACTGCTTAATAACGACTGGTGTTCCTTTATAAATTCCATAACCAATTCCGCCAAAGAAAAGGATGTAAATGAGCAAAATAGCGAGTGTGCGCGGCATCCCTTCCTTATGAATTTTTTCAATTAAAGGATGCAATAAATACGCAATAAAACACGCAATAAGAAACGGTGTAATCGCCACTTTAAATACAAAAATAATCGGTGCCCATAGCGGCTTAATCTTTAAAAAGACGAGCAGACAAAGAAATACAAGTAACAA from Bacillus basilensis includes the following:
- a CDS encoding AI-2E family transporter; this encodes MKNLKIIWIYRLGLLLLVFLCLLVFLKIKPLWAPIIFVFKVAITPFLIACFIAYLLHPLIEKIHKEGMPRTLAILLIYILFFGGIGYGIYKGTPVVIKQLQEINEQFPQFTKMYDSWMDGVTEQTANFPSFIHEKVKQIFGGVEAKIQALLNKVMSTARGVLDSLLIIFLIPFIVFYILKDYGEFYHIFWKLVPSKWRSTGQMLAKEIDKSLGSYIRGQLFVCLVLGGVSVLSFWFIGMKYPLLLGIIIGVTDIIPYFGPILGAIPTLMIAATVSTSLLIKAGITIAILQFLESNILSPYIVGKSLRMHPVIIMLALLVGGEVAGIVGLLISVPILAVIRTVIVHVRPLWKREDV